A genomic segment from Pseudoduganella chitinolytica encodes:
- a CDS encoding phospholipase D-like domain-containing protein — MSTSEPTDLIKLLSEIQNPEKSHVDLIKRRAKGSLQWFLEKDSKTHPVHDNNDLKFFICGEEGFAAIEKDIRAAVSSIDLVLWGFDPGMELVRSGKVWPRGTTYGDLLTAKAKEGVKVRLLVWYGGDLPLVGFVPFLQPLSKEVGNVPDIGTLSGVSLNGVAWPKQLSDLKAPATAGKSRTDVMKLRQEYCNKWWDAALHDGFPNVEVRLRKAHPMWISHSIKKYLPGAVKTMAESKGITHVGTHHQKPILIDYAPDKENAGKANPCGYVMGLNSVTDYWDTVEHRFNDPQRELSPDGAFWTKAWHRKPLRDYAIRVEGEALYCLNKNFVEGWDNASGYGMAHGASVFSRSLEKQRRSVRPEHLPVPPGARCRAQVLRTFPEKQDATILKAYILAAANAVNYIYVENQYFQLDDWPRLIKKMRSQYCEAMMQAGAKSADIAPLTIFVVIPQAERGQMVPATYDTINQLGHGQSMGAYDKLVQGQRKGEPNSGGGIVKASLKAAPANPKGELEALGIQTVVAMLMSYDAGNEAKDILVKGRDNDAQKVQAAIEEEKNARMKVHGGKADDVDPGNYSEYNIVPRRYREIYIHSKLMFVDDVFTTLGSANLNARSMAGDSELNICTEEWAFTRAARRRVWSNLAGDDANGGEATQKDIETTRNNWLRRMALNRKNRAGNTPPEHNSFIHPLEDPRGEPSIRLA; from the coding sequence ATGAGCACTTCCGAGCCAACCGACCTGATCAAACTGCTGTCGGAAATACAGAATCCTGAAAAAAGTCACGTCGACCTCATCAAGCGACGTGCGAAGGGCAGCCTCCAATGGTTTCTGGAGAAGGACAGCAAGACGCATCCTGTCCATGATAACAACGACCTGAAGTTTTTCATTTGCGGAGAAGAAGGCTTTGCCGCGATCGAGAAAGACATCCGGGCGGCGGTCAGCAGTATCGACCTGGTGCTGTGGGGCTTCGATCCCGGCATGGAACTGGTACGCAGCGGCAAGGTCTGGCCGCGCGGCACCACCTACGGTGACCTGCTTACCGCCAAGGCGAAAGAGGGCGTCAAAGTTCGCCTCCTGGTCTGGTACGGCGGCGACTTGCCCCTGGTGGGATTCGTGCCGTTCTTGCAGCCACTTTCCAAAGAGGTTGGCAACGTACCTGATATCGGAACGCTGAGCGGCGTTTCGCTGAACGGTGTCGCATGGCCGAAACAGCTATCGGACCTGAAGGCCCCCGCTACCGCCGGGAAATCGCGCACCGATGTCATGAAACTGCGCCAAGAATACTGTAACAAGTGGTGGGATGCCGCGCTTCATGACGGTTTCCCCAACGTGGAGGTCCGGCTGCGAAAAGCCCATCCCATGTGGATTTCGCATAGTATAAAGAAATACCTTCCCGGCGCGGTCAAGACGATGGCCGAATCCAAAGGTATAACGCACGTCGGTACGCACCATCAGAAACCGATCCTGATCGATTATGCGCCGGACAAGGAAAACGCTGGCAAGGCGAACCCGTGCGGCTATGTCATGGGCCTCAACAGTGTCACCGACTACTGGGACACTGTGGAGCACCGCTTTAACGATCCCCAGCGCGAGCTCAGCCCGGACGGTGCGTTTTGGACCAAGGCCTGGCATCGGAAACCCCTGCGCGACTATGCCATCCGGGTGGAGGGCGAGGCGCTGTACTGCCTGAACAAGAACTTCGTCGAGGGATGGGACAACGCCAGCGGCTACGGGATGGCGCACGGTGCTTCCGTCTTCAGCAGGAGCCTGGAAAAGCAGCGTCGCTCGGTCCGGCCCGAACATCTGCCCGTTCCACCAGGCGCCAGATGCCGGGCACAGGTGCTGCGCACATTCCCCGAGAAACAAGACGCCACCATCCTGAAGGCGTATATCCTGGCAGCGGCCAATGCCGTCAATTACATCTACGTCGAGAACCAGTACTTCCAGCTCGACGACTGGCCTCGCCTGATCAAGAAGATGCGCAGCCAATACTGCGAGGCGATGATGCAGGCCGGCGCAAAGTCGGCCGACATTGCGCCGCTCACTATTTTCGTCGTCATACCGCAAGCCGAGCGAGGCCAGATGGTGCCGGCTACCTACGACACCATCAATCAGCTGGGTCATGGCCAGTCGATGGGCGCCTACGACAAACTTGTGCAGGGCCAGCGCAAGGGCGAGCCCAACTCGGGCGGTGGCATTGTCAAGGCCTCGCTGAAAGCCGCCCCGGCCAATCCGAAGGGGGAACTCGAAGCGCTCGGCATCCAGACCGTGGTCGCGATGCTGATGTCCTACGACGCCGGCAACGAAGCGAAGGATATACTGGTCAAGGGTCGCGACAACGATGCCCAGAAGGTACAAGCGGCTATCGAGGAAGAGAAGAATGCGCGCATGAAGGTTCATGGCGGCAAGGCCGACGACGTGGATCCAGGGAACTACAGCGAATACAATATCGTGCCGCGCCGCTATCGTGAAATCTACATTCACAGCAAATTGATGTTCGTGGATGATGTCTTCACGACACTGGGTAGCGCGAATCTCAATGCCCGGAGCATGGCTGGTGACAGTGAATTGAATATCTGCACTGAGGAATGGGCTTTCACAAGAGCAGCGCGCAGACGAGTCTGGAGCAATCTAGCAGGGGATGATGCTAATGGCGGCGAGGCTACACAAAAGGATATCGAAACAACCCGCAACAACTGGCTACGTCGAATGGCTTTGAATAGGAAAAATCGTGCTGGCAATACGCCTCCAGAGCATAACAGTTTTATCCACCCGCTTGAAGATCCGCGAGGAGAGCCGTCAATAAGGCTAGCATAA
- a CDS encoding type VI secretion system Vgr family protein — protein sequence MHVDTATINQQGDIPDLEVHSYEGHYGFSQRAGADRLARQRMEEIEARGTYCEAHGNNKNVAPGRWFRLVDHFNYTGQDGEFLIVEVHHEARNNYLQGTGAVADYSNRFTCQPRHLPWRPGRGFGSHDTKLFALQTALVVGSEGKGALNVDQYGRIQVRFHWDRDETSSCWVRVATNWAGGEKGLASHPRVGSEVVVQWLDGNVDHPLVTGCVHNETTMPPWKLPEQQALSGLRSRELAGDSGNRPGGRSNHLVLDDTANQIQVQLKSDHQASQLSLGYITRIDDNAGRKDPRGQGFELRTDGHGAMRAEQGLLITTQARPAAEAHITDMAETLDRMTQDHDLHDSLSQAAQQAQAHQSGDQDQVVQAVRDQIDAIKGRNGAPDKGRFPEFQAPHLTLASPAGIQSSTDGSTHLGSTQHNVLTSGGHASISAGKSLLVSVKEAVRLFAYKAGMKLVAASADIDITALKESVNILAKLNITHSANRISISAKEEVVINGAGSYTRWNASGIEQGTDGKWRSHATQHAMVGPANGPVADVKPIDVALKETPPEHQVAFSVQHIPGPSPALFAGLPYTLLKDGAEIKKGLFDEYGRLTVDKAEKGATYQVRLHNGTLHDMPIAQEQLQSDPDQPGYNEQQLSNKGYRSDGLDDDKRLAQRDRGTSQ from the coding sequence ATGCATGTCGACACGGCAACGATCAACCAGCAAGGCGACATTCCCGACCTTGAAGTGCACAGCTATGAAGGTCATTATGGCTTCAGCCAGCGTGCGGGGGCGGATCGTCTGGCCCGTCAGCGCATGGAAGAAATCGAGGCGCGCGGCACATACTGCGAGGCACACGGCAACAACAAGAACGTCGCACCGGGACGATGGTTCCGGCTGGTCGATCACTTCAACTACACTGGGCAGGACGGAGAATTCCTGATCGTCGAGGTGCATCACGAAGCCAGGAATAATTACCTGCAAGGCACTGGCGCGGTCGCAGACTACAGTAACCGTTTCACTTGCCAGCCAAGGCACTTGCCATGGCGCCCGGGTCGTGGTTTCGGCAGCCATGACACCAAACTGTTCGCCCTGCAAACCGCATTGGTAGTCGGTTCGGAAGGAAAAGGGGCCCTGAATGTAGACCAGTACGGTCGTATCCAGGTGCGCTTCCACTGGGACCGCGACGAGACGAGCAGCTGCTGGGTGCGGGTCGCCACCAACTGGGCAGGCGGCGAAAAGGGTCTCGCCAGCCACCCGCGGGTCGGTTCGGAAGTCGTCGTGCAATGGCTCGACGGTAACGTCGATCACCCGTTGGTCACCGGTTGCGTCCACAACGAGACTACGATGCCGCCGTGGAAGCTGCCTGAACAACAGGCGCTCTCCGGTCTGCGCAGCCGGGAGTTGGCAGGCGACAGCGGCAATCGTCCTGGCGGCCGCAGCAACCACCTGGTGCTCGACGACACCGCCAACCAGATCCAGGTCCAGCTCAAGAGCGACCATCAGGCCAGCCAGCTGAGCCTCGGCTACATCACCCGTATCGACGACAACGCCGGGCGCAAGGATCCGAGGGGCCAGGGCTTCGAATTGCGCACGGATGGGCACGGTGCCATGCGTGCGGAACAGGGCCTGCTGATTACCACGCAGGCGCGTCCCGCGGCAGAAGCACACATCACGGATATGGCGGAGACGCTGGACCGTATGACGCAAGACCATGACTTGCATGACAGCCTGTCGCAAGCGGCACAACAGGCGCAGGCGCATCAGAGCGGCGATCAGGACCAGGTGGTCCAGGCGGTTCGCGACCAGATCGATGCGATCAAGGGTCGTAATGGCGCGCCCGACAAAGGCCGCTTCCCGGAGTTCCAGGCACCTCATCTGACGCTGGCCAGCCCGGCGGGCATACAGTCCAGCACGGACGGTTCGACCCATCTGGGCAGCACCCAGCATAACGTCCTGACCAGCGGCGGACACGCCAGTATCAGCGCGGGCAAGAGCCTGCTGGTCAGTGTCAAGGAGGCCGTGCGCCTGTTTGCCTACAAAGCGGGCATGAAGCTGGTGGCTGCTAGTGCCGATATCGACATCACGGCACTGAAGGAAAGCGTCAACATCCTGGCCAAACTGAACATCACGCACAGTGCCAATCGCATTTCCATCAGCGCCAAGGAAGAAGTCGTCATCAACGGCGCAGGCAGCTATACGCGCTGGAATGCATCGGGCATCGAGCAAGGTACGGATGGCAAGTGGCGCTCGCATGCGACGCAGCATGCCATGGTCGGGCCGGCCAATGGTCCGGTTGCCGACGTGAAGCCGATCGACGTCGCCTTGAAAGAGACCCCACCTGAACACCAGGTGGCGTTTTCGGTCCAGCACATTCCGGGGCCGTCGCCGGCACTGTTCGCCGGACTGCCCTATACGCTGTTGAAGGACGGGGCCGAAATCAAGAAGGGCTTGTTCGATGAATACGGGCGCCTGACAGTGGACAAGGCCGAGAAGGGAGCCACTTATCAGGTCCGCCTTCACAACGGCACACTGCACGACATGCCGATCGCGCAAGAACAACTGCAATCCGATCCGGACCAACCCGGGTACAACGAACAGCAGCTGTCCAACAAGGGCTATCGATCCGACGGCCTGGACGACGACAAACGGCTGGCACAACGTGACCGCGGCACTTCTCAATAA
- a CDS encoding type VI secretion system Vgr family protein, with product MTLLQDLLKVHQTNRLLRLSFPRDDAPPSRLMVNRFSGTESLSRDFRFTVELLSDDGSIALETMQGKLLCISLVQARGKLRHFTGYVAQFKLVKTDGGVAFYEATLVPWLHYARFRQNNRLFHNQALQQQAEEILQAYGQLPVWQWKVAGEQRQYTMCTQWSESDHNYLSRRWEADGYAYWYDHTDEGHTLTVSDDTSRVDAIDGDSPDIRFHSKGGSLEEDAIAQWSVVRSVASTQSGDQRLRLQEPASNACRHGNDQPARRHSRP from the coding sequence ATGACGCTCCTGCAAGATCTGCTCAAAGTCCACCAGACCAACCGCCTGTTGCGTTTATCGTTCCCACGCGACGATGCACCGCCGAGCCGGCTCATGGTCAATCGTTTCAGTGGCACGGAGTCCCTGTCACGCGACTTCCGGTTCACTGTCGAACTGCTCAGCGACGACGGGAGCATCGCCCTTGAAACCATGCAGGGCAAGCTGCTCTGCATTTCGCTGGTCCAGGCACGCGGCAAGCTGCGACACTTCACGGGCTACGTCGCCCAGTTCAAGCTCGTCAAGACGGACGGCGGCGTCGCGTTTTACGAAGCGACACTGGTTCCCTGGCTGCACTATGCACGATTCCGGCAAAACAATCGGCTGTTCCACAACCAAGCCCTGCAACAGCAAGCGGAGGAAATCCTGCAGGCTTACGGACAGCTTCCAGTCTGGCAATGGAAAGTCGCGGGCGAACAGCGGCAATACACCATGTGCACCCAATGGTCCGAATCCGACCACAATTATCTGTCCCGGCGCTGGGAGGCCGATGGCTACGCATACTGGTACGACCATACCGACGAGGGCCACACGCTGACGGTCAGCGACGACACGTCACGCGTCGATGCCATCGACGGAGATTCGCCGGACATCCGCTTCCACAGCAAGGGGGGCTCGCTGGAGGAAGACGCAATCGCTCAATGGAGCGTGGTGAGAAGCGTGGCATCGACCCAGTCGGGCGATCAGCGGCTTCGACTTCAAGAACCCGCATCCAATGCATGTCGACACGGCAACGATCAACCAGCAAGGCGACATTCCCGACCTTGA
- a CDS encoding LysR family transcriptional regulator: MALPGQIDLNDLVVFAAVVEAGGFSAAAQRLGVAPAKVSVEVARLESRLGVALFARTTRRVVPTEAGEALHARCAPLLQELRTAIDTVHAPTAALTGNLRVTAPIDLSSGSVAPALSRFAQSHPALSIDLRSADGIADLVAEGIDVAIRMGWLRDSSLRAVKLGEFEQYIVASPDYLARVGMPQVPDDLAALDWIAMTRLPTPLTWQLAGPDGETRTVQTRARLKADSSGALRALLLGGAGISILHQYAVQDDLRTGRLVRVLPQWSAPRGGTWAVVPPGRHLARNAQAFIAFYREHLRGWAATQS; this comes from the coding sequence ATGGCCCTGCCCGGACAGATCGACCTCAACGACCTCGTCGTGTTTGCCGCCGTCGTCGAGGCGGGCGGTTTCTCCGCGGCAGCGCAGCGCTTGGGCGTGGCGCCGGCCAAGGTCAGCGTGGAGGTGGCGCGACTGGAGAGCCGGTTGGGCGTGGCGCTGTTTGCCCGCACGACGCGCCGCGTGGTCCCGACCGAAGCCGGCGAGGCCCTGCATGCGCGCTGTGCGCCGCTGCTGCAGGAGCTGCGAACAGCCATCGACACGGTGCACGCGCCCACGGCGGCGCTGACGGGCAACCTGCGCGTGACGGCGCCGATCGACCTCAGCAGCGGTTCGGTGGCGCCCGCGCTGAGCCGCTTCGCGCAATCGCACCCGGCGCTGTCGATCGACCTGCGCAGCGCGGACGGCATCGCCGACCTCGTCGCGGAAGGCATCGACGTGGCCATCCGCATGGGCTGGCTGCGCGACTCCTCCCTGCGCGCGGTGAAGCTGGGGGAATTCGAGCAGTACATCGTCGCGTCGCCCGACTACCTGGCTCGCGTCGGCATGCCGCAGGTGCCGGACGACTTGGCCGCGCTGGACTGGATCGCGATGACGCGCCTGCCCACGCCGCTGACGTGGCAGTTGGCTGGCCCCGACGGAGAGACCCGCACCGTACAGACGCGCGCACGCCTCAAGGCAGACTCGTCCGGCGCGCTGCGCGCACTGCTACTGGGCGGCGCCGGCATCAGCATCCTGCACCAGTACGCCGTGCAGGACGACTTGCGCACGGGGCGGCTGGTGCGCGTACTGCCGCAATGGTCGGCCCCGCGCGGCGGCACCTGGGCCGTCGTGCCGCCGGGCCGTCACCTGGCGCGCAATGCCCAGGCCTTTATCGCGTTCTATCGGGAGCATCTGCGCGGGTGGGCGGCGACGCAGTCGTAA
- a CDS encoding NAD(P)-dependent oxidoreductase translates to MNIVLIGATGYVGAKLLDEALARGHAVTAIVTRPEKLAGRAGVTAVQADVQDPTALAAQLRGHDAVISAFSGHAQADVYDYYVRGITAVIGATKAANVPRLLVVGGAGSLEVAPGVQLVDTPAFPAQWKGTAEGARQALNLLRAEPALDWTMLSPAAHLEPGTRTGQFRLGADQLLVDAAGESRISLEDYAVALVDELERPAHRRARFCVAY, encoded by the coding sequence ATGAATATCGTACTGATCGGCGCTACCGGCTATGTGGGCGCGAAGCTGCTGGACGAAGCATTGGCGAGGGGCCACGCGGTCACGGCCATCGTGACGCGACCGGAAAAGCTGGCCGGGCGCGCAGGCGTCACGGCCGTGCAGGCGGACGTACAGGACCCAACGGCCCTGGCGGCGCAACTGCGCGGGCACGACGCCGTCATCAGTGCGTTCAGCGGCCATGCGCAGGCGGACGTCTATGACTACTATGTGCGCGGCATCACGGCCGTGATCGGCGCGACGAAGGCGGCGAATGTGCCACGCCTGCTGGTGGTCGGCGGCGCCGGCAGCCTGGAAGTGGCGCCTGGCGTGCAGTTGGTCGATACGCCGGCGTTCCCGGCGCAGTGGAAGGGTACGGCCGAGGGTGCACGGCAGGCGTTGAACCTGCTGCGTGCGGAGCCGGCGCTGGACTGGACGATGCTGAGCCCGGCCGCGCACCTGGAACCGGGCACGCGCACGGGGCAGTTCCGGCTGGGCGCGGACCAGTTGCTGGTGGATGCGGCCGGGGAGAGCCGGATTTCGCTGGAGGATTACGCGGTCGCGTTGGTCGATGAGCTGGAGCGGCCGGCGCATCGGCGGGCGCGGTTCTGCGTGGCGTATTGA
- a CDS encoding DUF7931 domain-containing protein has translation MAAQAFDTRAGFQARLTALLGRARVSLRMFDPDYADWQLGSSASDALLRTFLRGGGRLQLVAHSNARLERDAPRFLRLLQDYGHLIDCRVTNRSLRHLTDSFCVADERDIVRRFHSDFFRGEANFDAPSSTQTSLERFEGIWAETMPGLHAIVTGL, from the coding sequence ATGGCGGCGCAGGCATTCGATACCCGGGCCGGGTTCCAGGCCCGGCTGACGGCCCTGCTGGGCCGGGCCCGCGTGTCGCTGCGCATGTTCGATCCTGATTACGCGGACTGGCAGCTGGGCAGCTCGGCCAGCGACGCACTGCTGCGCACTTTCCTGCGTGGCGGTGGCCGGCTGCAATTGGTAGCGCACAGCAATGCGCGCCTGGAGCGCGACGCGCCCCGCTTCCTGCGCCTGTTGCAGGACTATGGCCACCTGATCGACTGCCGCGTGACCAACCGTTCGCTGCGCCACCTGACGGACTCCTTCTGCGTGGCGGACGAACGGGACATCGTGCGCCGCTTCCACAGCGATTTCTTTCGCGGCGAGGCAAATTTCGATGCGCCTTCGTCAACCCAAACGAGCCTGGAGCGTTTTGAGGGTATCTGGGCCGAGACAATGCCCGGTCTGCACGCAATCGTTACTGGATTGTGA
- a CDS encoding cupin domain-containing protein, which produces MKKDAPLRLLGDITPAQFMRDYWHKKPLLIRQAIPGFKPLLPFAQLAELATKDYVESRLVTLTDGQWDMQHGPLRDLPARTQREWTMLVQGVNLQDDAADALLRQFRFVPDARLDDLMVSFATDGGGVGPHFDSYDVFLLQAEGQRRWRIGPQKDLSLVEGLPLKILSNFEPTEEFVLEPGDMLYLPPHYAHDGVAIGDCQTYSIGFRSPSYQELGEAFLQFMADSIDLPGRYADPDLAPSGKPAEIPKDMLGTIADELNKMQFTEDDFTIFLGEYLSEPKHNVFFTGPDKPLPAGRFAQTAGKKGVTLSRKTQMLYRGKHVFINGESFAIGRADKVTLETLANERRLDGAAVAGASEDVMEALYAWYTDGWLELN; this is translated from the coding sequence ATGAAAAAAGACGCTCCCCTCCGCCTCCTGGGCGACATCACGCCGGCGCAATTCATGCGCGACTACTGGCACAAGAAACCCCTGCTGATCCGCCAGGCCATCCCCGGCTTCAAGCCGCTGCTGCCGTTCGCGCAACTGGCCGAGCTGGCGACGAAGGACTACGTGGAATCGCGCCTCGTCACGCTGACGGACGGGCAATGGGACATGCAGCACGGCCCCCTGCGGGACCTGCCGGCGCGCACGCAGCGCGAGTGGACCATGCTGGTGCAGGGCGTCAACCTGCAGGACGACGCGGCCGACGCGCTGCTGCGCCAGTTCCGCTTCGTGCCGGATGCGCGGCTGGACGACCTGATGGTGAGTTTCGCCACCGACGGCGGCGGCGTCGGTCCCCACTTCGATTCCTACGATGTATTCCTGCTGCAGGCCGAGGGCCAGCGGCGCTGGCGCATCGGCCCGCAGAAGGACCTGTCGCTGGTGGAAGGCCTGCCGTTGAAGATCCTCAGCAATTTCGAGCCGACCGAGGAGTTCGTGCTGGAGCCGGGCGACATGCTGTACCTGCCGCCCCACTACGCCCATGACGGCGTCGCCATCGGCGACTGCCAGACGTATTCGATCGGCTTCCGCTCGCCGTCGTACCAGGAGCTGGGCGAGGCGTTCCTGCAGTTCATGGCCGACTCGATCGACCTGCCGGGCCGCTACGCCGATCCGGACCTGGCACCGTCCGGCAAGCCGGCCGAGATCCCGAAGGACATGCTGGGCACGATTGCCGATGAGCTCAACAAGATGCAGTTCACGGAAGACGATTTCACGATCTTCCTGGGCGAGTACCTGTCCGAGCCGAAGCACAACGTGTTCTTCACCGGCCCGGACAAGCCGCTGCCGGCCGGCCGCTTCGCGCAGACCGCGGGCAAGAAAGGCGTGACCCTGTCGCGCAAGACGCAGATGCTGTACCGTGGCAAGCACGTCTTCATCAATGGCGAGTCGTTCGCGATCGGCCGGGCCGACAAGGTGACGCTGGAAACGCTGGCCAACGAACGCCGGCTCGACGGCGCTGCCGTGGCGGGTGCGTCGGAAGACGTCATGGAGGCCCTGTACGCGTGGTATACGGACGGCTGGCTGGAACTGAACTGA
- a CDS encoding FKBP-type peptidyl-prolyl cis-trans isomerase: MKIAKNTVVTVQYKLSDAQNNLIEDGRQPMVYLHGGYENTLPKIEEELEGKDVGYENTLQIEPEDAFGDYDPNLVKVEPRSRLPEPLEVGMQFEGMPDGDSDEEAMIFTVTDIAEDKVVLDGNHPLAGMALRFELKVTDVREATEEEIAHEHVHGAHGHHHDDDEDEGDAGDQFRSQPIH; this comes from the coding sequence ATGAAGATCGCCAAGAACACCGTCGTGACTGTGCAGTACAAGCTGTCCGACGCTCAGAACAATCTGATCGAAGACGGTCGCCAGCCGATGGTGTACCTGCACGGCGGGTACGAGAACACGCTGCCGAAGATCGAGGAAGAACTGGAAGGCAAGGACGTGGGCTACGAGAACACGCTCCAGATCGAGCCGGAAGATGCCTTCGGCGACTACGACCCGAACCTGGTCAAGGTCGAGCCCCGCTCGCGCCTGCCGGAGCCGCTGGAAGTGGGCATGCAGTTCGAAGGCATGCCCGATGGCGACAGCGACGAGGAAGCGATGATCTTCACCGTGACCGACATCGCCGAAGACAAGGTCGTGCTGGACGGTAACCACCCGCTGGCGGGCATGGCGCTGCGCTTCGAACTGAAGGTGACGGACGTACGCGAAGCCACCGAAGAGGAAATCGCCCACGAACACGTGCACGGCGCCCACGGCCACCATCACGACGATGACGAGGACGAAGGCGACGCGGGCGACCAGTTCCGCTCGCAGCCGATCCACTAA